From the Micromonospora echinospora genome, the window GAGTGCTGACCCTGACGCATTCCGTCGGCGGGACGACCGTCGGCATTCACTTCCCCGAGCGGGCCGAGGACATGGACGGCTTCCGGGCCTTCCTGGCGGGCGGGGACAAGGTTCTCGCCTTTGACACGAGGCACCGGCTTGGACATCTTCAGCCCGGGCACCGGCTGCGCTTGGCGCAGTTCGGCAACGGGCGCGAGGCGTGGGTCTTGCGGACGGACATGTTCGCCGCCGAGGCCGCCGCCGCGCTGCGGCAGCCCGGCCGTACGTCATGCACAATGCGCCGTTCGACCTGCTGACCGTCGATCGGCACCTGGGCGTACGGCTCGAAGAGCTGGGCGGGCGCACGTTCGACACGCGCGTCCTGGCTCACCTGCTCGACCCGCGCTCGCCGCAGGAAGGCGGGATCGGGCTCGGCCTGAAGCCGCTCAGCGCGGTCTACGTCGACCCGGACGCCCCGGACACGCAGGACGGCTTGACGGCGGTGTTCCGCTCGCTCGGCCTGACGAAGGCGACCGGCTGGGCGGGTATCCCGATCGATCAGGAAACTACGTCCGGTACGCGGGGCTCGACGTGATCCTGACTCACCGGCTTCCGCGAGCTGGGGCCGATGGTCCGGGACGTCGGGCTCGACCACCTGTCGAAGTTCGAGCATCACCTTCAGGTACTCCTCGCGATCCTTCAGCGTCGCGGGTTCCGGCTGGACGTGCCCTACGTGGAACGGCTGCGCGCGGACTTGCTCGCCGAGGCCGAGGAGTTTAAACGGGTCGCCCGCCGGTACGGCGTCCGAGAACGTGAACAGCACCGCCCAGGTCGCCGCCGCGCTGGCCGCGATGGGCGAGACGATGAACGAGCGGACGGCGTCCGGGCCCCGAAGGTCGACAAGGGGTGTTGTTGCCGCTGGCGGACCTCTCGCTCGGCTGGGAACGGCTGGACGTCCGGACGCCGAACCCGCTGGCCGACGCGGTGGTCCGCAGCAAGCGGGCCGAGAAGTGGGCGACCGCGTACGCGGGAAGCCTTCCTCGATCTGCGCGACGCGGACGACCGGCTTCATCCGATGATCGGGGCGCTTCAGGCCCGGACGGCGCGCATGTCGATCAGCCGGCCCCCGCTTCAGCAACTTCCGTCGTCCGACTGGCGGGTCCGGCGGGCGTTCGTCGCGGACCCGGGGCAAACGATCATCGCGGCCCGACTATCAGGCGGTTGAAATGCGGGTTCTCGCCGCGCTGGCGGACGTCAAGAAGATGAAGGAGGCGATCCTAGCCGGCGAGGACCTTCACACCTTCACAGCGCGCTTGGCGCTCGGCGAAGAGGTCTGGGCCTCGCTGACGGGGCCGGAGAAGAAGCGCTTCCGGAAGCTCTTCAAGGGCGCGGGCTTCGGGAAGGTCTACGGCGGCGGGCTACCACGCTGGCCCGACAGACCGGCTCGACGGTCGAGGCTATGAAGCGGGTTATCGCGCAGTACGACGCGGTTTACCCCGAAATCAAGCGCTACTCCCGCCGGCTGATGGAGCGGGCCGAGTTCGGCCGCCGCGAGGTCGTGACCCCGTCCGGGCGGCATCTGCCGCTCGACCGGGACCGGCTCTACGCGGCGACGAACTACGTCGTCCAGAGCACCGCCCGCGACCTGCTCGCACAGGCGGTCGTGGACATCTTCGCCGCCGGCCTCGGGGACCACCTGCTACTCCCCGTACATGACGAGCTGATCGCCCAGGCCCCGACAGCGGACGCCGAGGAGGTTATCCGGGAGATCGGGCGGGCGATGGAGTCGACCTTCTACGGCGTCCGGATCGAGTCCGACCCGGACGTCTACGGGCGAGCTGGGGCCACGGCTACGGCTGCGCCGTGAAGGACGGACTTGCACGGTCCGCACGGACCATCCGAGGAAGCACGGCGTTGCACACGCCTGACGATCTCGAACACATGTACGATTCACCTCCTCACGAAGGGGCGCGACCGTGAAACCGGCTGATCTTGACATCGATCGTGACGTAACTCGCATCGGGGACCTTGTCGACGCGATGCGTGCTGAGCTGGACGCCCTCGCGGCTGTCCTACCTGCGGCTATTGACGCACAGTGGACGACGCCGCCCGTCCCCCGTCCGAGGGAAGACACGGCCGAACGGGTGAAGGGCGAGCGGTCCGAACCGACCGCGTCCGTAGCACTCGATCCGGATCGCTTGCGGCTGCGTGAGCAGGTAGTACGCTCGGCCCGAATACTTGCCGGTGGGAATACCGCGCTGAGGCAAGTACGGGCCGGCGTCGAGAAGGCGTTGACGCCGTGGCAGGAAGAAGGCAACGGGGATGAGCGACGGTAAGCGAGCCTCGCGGGAAGGGGTCCCGTTGGCGGGACTGGCCGGACTGGCTGGTCGCCGCGTCTACCTTCTCGGGTCCGCCGCTGGCACCCCTGCCGAGCGGTCGCGGCGCTTCAGCGCCGTCGCCTGCGCGCTGGCGGGCGCGGGCTTCGACGTCGTTATGCCCGGGTGGACGCACCCCGAGACGCAGAACGCCGACGACCTACTCTCCGTAGTGGACGACGACGTGTCGGCCCTCGCCTCGGCGGACGTGGTCGTCGCGCTTCCCGGGTCCGAGAGCCTTTGGGAGTACACGATGGCGGGGCTGCTCGGGGTGCCGGTCGTACCGTCAGTCGAATGCACTCTTCTTAGGTCAGCCTGACCTAACCAGCGGAAACGAGGCCCCGGGGTGTCCCCTCGGGGCCTCTTCGCGTCTTCCGGGTGGGGCCCCCTCGTCCGTCCAGACAGGACGCTTCCTCGATCAGCTCAGGCCATCCCGCAACTCTTTGCGCTAAACGCTTTGCGCATTAACGTGCTTAACGCGCGGTAACTCGCACACCCGTTCGATTGCTGGCCGGCGCTCACCGGCAGACCTCTCACGCCCTTTGGAGGCATCGTTATGTCCGCTTTCGCTCGTATCGACACCATGTGGGACGCCCCGGTCGAGCACATCGCGACCGCCGCCGAGGAGGTCGAGCTGATCGCCGCCGCCGGGGCCGGCGACGAGGACGCCCTTCTGCGCCTGTTCGCCAGCTACGTCCCGCACCTGTGCCAGGCCGTCGGGGCGTACACGAAGGTGCTCCCGCTGGACGACGCCCGTCAGGCCGCTTTCCTCGGCCTGGTCTCCGCTGTCCGGGCCTTCGACCCGGCGCAGTCCGACCGCCTGGTCAGCGTCATCCGACAGCACGCGCACGCCGAGCTGTCGGCCGCCGCCCAGGCCGCCGGGACCGGCTTCACCGTGCCGAGCCGCACTGTGGAGCGGTTTTTCGGCATCCTGGCGAAGGCCGGGAACGACGTCGCCGAGGCCGCGAAGATCGCCCCCGCGTACGAGATGACGGCGGACACCTTCTACTCCGTCCTCGGCGCGGTGACGGCCGGCGCGTCGCTCGAAACCGCGCTGGAAGCCCGTGGGGACGCCGTCTTCGGGAACGTGGTCGCCCCGCGTGAGATCGCCGACGCCGAGGACCGCGTCCTCGTCGAGTTGGCCTTCCGCGCAGTCGACGACTTCGAGCGGGACGTCTGCCGGTTGGCCTACGGCTTCAGCGACTTTGACCCGGTGCCGGACGCCGAGATCGGCCACCGGCTCGGGAAGTTCTCCCGGCTGAAGATTCAGCGCACGCGGACGCGGGCCCTGGGCAAGATGCGCTCGGCCCTGGGTGCGCTAAACGCTTAGCGCTGAAAGGGGGCGAGGAATTTCTGAACACCTCGCCCCCACCCGGCGCATAGGTCCGGCAAGCAACCCCCAACCTGAAAGGCACCGACCGTGGACTTCTTCGAGACCGACGCCGTCCGTCTGCCCGCCGCCCCCGAGGGCCGCGACGAGTACGAGGCGCTTCCGTTCGAGTTCCGCGACGAGCTGGACGACGCCTTCGCGGACGACCTGCGGGCCGCCGTGACCGGCCTGCCGGCCCGGCCCGGGACGCTGCGCTGATGTTCGCCCGCCTGCGGGCCCGCTTCGCCGAGTGGCGCGAGGCGGGCCGGGTGCCGGACGGCTGGGAGACCCCCGAGGGTCAGGCCGCGCTTGCCCGCATCCTGCGCGAGACCACCGCCGAGCGGAAGCGGCCCGCCCCCGAGGAGTCCCCGTGACTGCCCCGGCCGACCACGTCACCCGCCTTGATCCGCTGATCCGCATCATGTCGGCCGAGCGGGTTCCACCCGCCCTGCGCGACGACGCCGAGCAGGAAGCCCGGATCGCGGTCTGGACGGTCGCCACGGCGCACGCCGACGACCCCCGCCCGCTCGGGCCCCTCCTGACGACGGTCGCCCGGCGGGCGGTCCGGGCGGTCGCCGTGGGACGACCCATGACCGGCGAGGAGGGGCGTCGCGGCGTCGAGCGCGACCCGTTACGGGCGGGCCGGCTGGTCGAGTTGGACACGGAGCGCGACGACGCCCCGCAGGGTGACCACGCGGAAGCTGTCGCTCTGCGGGTCTCGGTGGCTCGGGCCCTCGCCGACCTGGCCCCTTGGGAACGTGCCTACGTGGTCGGGCGCTTCCTCGAAGACCGTCCGGTCGCCGAGGTCGCGGCGGACCTCGGCATGTCGCCTACCGGGCTCGCGAATGCCTGGTCCCGACGGCTGCGTCCTGCGCTCGCCGAGGCATTATCGCCCCTGGTCAGCGCGGGTGCGCAGACCCGGAGTTGCGCTAAACGCTTTGCGTAACCTAGACTCCGTTTACACGCTTCGCCGAACCGAAGGAGCACGAAATGACCGCCACCCCGACCCGCGCCACCTACAAGGGCCACGGCAAGCCGGAAACCCTGATCCTCTTCGGTATCTACGCGAAGCCGAACGCCGTCGGCGTTCCGGTCCGGGTGGTGAAGGGGCGGTGCGGGAACCGGTTCATCTCCCTGGAGACCGGGGAGCAGGTAGAGGGCCTGGGCGTGGCGGGCAAGTTCTGGGCCGCCCCGATCGAGGAGACCGAGACCGTCGAGCCGGCCCCGGCCGTCGAGCCCGCCCCGGCCGATGTGAACCCGCTTCGGCCCGCGCCCGGCTCGGGCTCGGCCAACTGTGCGGCGCACGGGCCGCTGTGCCCGCACCCGGCTAAGTGTGCCCCGGGGGTCCGGCACCTGACGAAGACGGGCGTCCCGCATCGAACGGTGTGCGGAGAGGTTGCGGCCAACGTGCCCGTTACCGCGTTGCCGCGAAAGGCCACCTGCCCGAAGTGCGTCGCCCCCAACTCGGCGAACCTGGTCGCCGAGGTCGCCCCCGCCTCGGCCCCGGCGGTCCCGGCCGAGACGATCGCGACCCGCGAAGCCTGGCTCGTTGGCGCGGTCGACGCCCTTCGCCCGATCTTCGCCGAGCACAGCGCGACCGTCCCGGCGGTCCGGGTGTCGGTCGGATGGCCGGGGGTGTCGAGCCGGAAGGGCCTGACGAAGGTCATCGGCCAGTGCTGGGCGTCCCACGTCACGGCGGATAAGACCCCGCAGGTCTTCATCTCGCCCGTCCTGGGCGACGCCGGTCAGGTGCTCGAAACCCTCGTGCACGAGCTGATCCACGCGTGGGACGACTGCAAGTCGGGCCACAAGGGCGACTTCGCGAAGCTGGCAAAGCGGATTGGCCTGACCGGGAAGATGACGGCCACGGTCGCGGGCGACGAGCTGAAGGCGAAGCTCGCCGAGATCGCCGGCCACCTCGGCGAGTACCCGCACGCGAAGCTGTCCGCCCCGGGGCGCAACGGCCAGGGCGAGAAGAAGCAGACCACGCGGATGATCAAGTGCCTTTGCGCCTGCGAGTACACCGCCCGGACCACGCGGAAGTGGTTGGAGGAGGTTGGGGCCCCGATCTGCCCGCGCTGCAAGGTCGAGATGGAAATCTGCGCCTGACCCCGCGCCCCGTCGACCCCGGCGGGGCGCACCGTTTACACGCCTAAGGAGATTTCGATGGAGACGACGACCGTGGGCAAGCTGACCGTAGGGGCGCGGGTCCTGGTCACGATGGACCCACATGCCCCGACGGCCTTCGCCAGCGACCCGGCCACCGCCCGCGCGGCCGAGGTCGTGGCGGAACCCGAGAAGGTCGGTCGCCGCCGGCTGATCCGGACCGACCTGGGCGACATCGAGGCGGGCCCGACGACGAAGGTCGTCCTCGCCCCGGCCGAGCCCGAGCAGACCCCGGAGACGGCCCCTGAGCCCGCCGAGGACGCCGTCCCGGCCCCGGCTGGTCTGGTGACCGCGACGGCCACGGTCGACGCTGCGGGCCGGCTGACGGCCGAGAGCGTCGTCCGGGTGGGCGGTGCCAAAGCGCCGGTCCCGACGGAGGTCGACGGCCCCGCCGGCAAGATCGCCCCGGTGCGGTTGGTCGCTGCCCTGGCGGCGCTCGGGTACGAGCCCGTCGGCCGCTGGGCACCCGGCGCGGGCAACTATGTGGAGTGCCAGGTCCGTCCGCTTCACCCGTAACCGCGTCCCGCTCCCTAGACGATTGTGAGCAGAAATGGCCGACACCCGGTTCCGCATGGTTGGCACGGTTCACGGCGTGGAGTCCTGCCCGGGGGTGTGGCAGGTCGTCCAGGGGTCCGAGTTCGAGCGAGGCCCGGACACCGTCGTTCAGGGTAAGCCGATCGGTTACCGCGTCGTTGTCGTCAAGTTGGTGTGTAGCGCCCAGGCGAACCACACGACTGCCGACTTCTACTACCCCGATCTCTTCCCCGCCACCTGACCCCCTCCGCCCCGTGACCTGGGATTTCCCGGGCACGGGGCGTTTACACTTGCGCTAAACGTTTAGCGCATGCTCTACTTGACCTGCAAGCGCGAGACCGCCGAAGGAGTGCCGAATGTCCCCGCTCACGATCACCAGCAAGGGCCGCAGCGTCACCGTCACCCGCGAGACCGTCCCGGTCGGGTTCTACCTGACCCCGCGCCCCGCGTTCGTGATCACCACCCCGAGCGGTTTCCGCGCCACGCTGCCCGAGTGCTACTGCCAGCTTGACGACCAGCCGGAGCGCACGCCGTGCAACCGCCCCGCCGGCCACGCCGTGCCGGGGCCGACTCGCAACCGGGACGAGCACTACCGGACGCACTGCCACTCGTGGCACCCGGGCAGCGCCGAGCGCTTCGCCCGCGACGTGCTCGCCGCGTCCGCCCGCCCGGCGACCCGGAAGCCGTCCGCCTCGAAGCCGGCGAAGTCGGACCTCTCCCCCGGTACCCGCGTCACCTGGGCGCACATCGCACCCGACGGGACCGAGGTCAAGCGGGCCGGCGTCGTCTGGGCGAACGCGCCCCGGTGCAACGGGAGCGAGACCGTCTGGGTCACCCCGGACACCCCGGACCCCGCCGACGTCTACCCCGCCGCCGTGCCGGTCGTGCGGGCCCGGAAGGGCTCCCGGATCTACGTCGGTCGCACCTGGTCGTCCGAGTGGTCGCCCTGCGGCGGTCGCCAGATCGAGCCCGGCGAGCTGTTCAGCGAGACCGGCCTGAACACCGACACGGCGAAGGTCGCCCAGGTCGCCGCCCGGCACGCCGCCACGCTGCGGGCGCAGCGCCACGACCTCGCCGCCTGACCTCTCCCCCGGCCGGGGGCCGCGTCGCCCCCGGCCCGCTCCCCGAGGAGTTCCGATGTACTTCCCCGACCCGCCCCGCCGGCCCTGGGTGTACGCGCTGGCGCTCGCCGGTATCGCGGCTGCGGCGTGGCTGTTCTGCGCGCTCCCCTTCGTTGTCGTTTCCCTGATCCTGAACCTGATTGGAGCCTGAAGTGTCGACCACCCCGACCGGCCGTGGCTGGGCGTACGCGGGCGCGATCATCGGCGGGGCCCTGTCGGTCGCCGCGAACGTCGCGCACTCCTACATCGCGACGGATCCGCCGGCCCTGAAGGTCATCTTCTCGGCGTCCTGGTCGGTGCTGCTCTTCGTCGGTATCGAGGTCGTCGCCCGGGTCGCGTTCCCGCCCGGTATCCAGTACGTCGCGTTGCGGTTCGTGGGTCTCGGCGGGGTGTCCCTGGTCGCCGGCATCGTGTCCTACCAGCACATGTCCGGCCTGTTCGAGCATTGGGGCCTCGATTGGGCGACCGTTCACCTCGGCCCATTGGCGGTCGATGGCTTCCTGGCGATCTGCTCGGCCGCGTTGATCCTGACCGCTGCGAAGCGGGCACGGGTCGAGCCCTCGGCCGAGCGCGCGAAGCCGACCTTCGAGACCCTGTTTCCCCACCTTGCCGCGCTGCGCGACGAGGACGCCGTCCTGCCCGCTGAGACGGCCCCTGCCGCCCTGGTGGCCCCGGCCCCGATCGAGGCCACCCCCGAGCCGTCTGCGGTCCCGCCGTGGGCCGACGACGCCCCCGGAGCGCCAGCCCCGGACCCCGAGCCGGAGCCCGAGCCCGAGGCCCCGAAGGACCCCCGCTACGTGACGGAGATCGTCTTCACCGAGGCGCTTCCCGAGCCCGGCGACCCGCGCCGGTACCCCGAGATCCGTCGCCGCGCCGAGATGCTGAACGAGGAGAACCCCGCCCGCAGTCAGCAGGTCATCGCGGACCTGATCGAGATCCCGCGCCGGACCCTGCGGGACGCGCTGGCCGCGACCGCGCCGAAGCCGGCGACGCCACCGAAGTTGGAGCTTGTGCACGTCTGACCGATCGGCCCGCCCTGGGAGCGCCCCGGGGCGGGCTTTTTCGTGCCGTTGCGCTAAACGCTTTGCGCAGCTAGGCTCGTTTACACGCCCCACACGAAGGAGAGCCCGATGACCGCCATCGCCACCGAAGCCGCCCCCGCCCTGACCATCCTCGGCGTGACCGATGAGCAGACCACCTGCGACCGCTGCGGTCGGATCGAGCTGCGGGGGACCGTCATTCTCGGCGACGAGAACGGCGAGGCGGGCCGGTACGGCTCGACCTGCGCCGGCTACATGCTCGACCCGACCGGACGCACGAAGGGCGTTGGTAACCGCGCCCGCCTGATCGAGGAAGTTCGCCGGGACCGCATTTACTGGGCTCTGCGCAGCGCTCACGCTGCGCTCGCCGACCGGGACAAGCGGGACCAGTACGGCGCAGCCGGGTTCACCCGCGCGTGCCGCATCGTGACTGATTTGGAGCGCGCGACGCTGATCCACCGCCCGGACGAGATTGCCGCCGTCGCGGCGGTGCGCGCGAAGGCCCGCGAGATCCGCGCCGAACTGCGGGCCGCCGGCAAGCTCTGACCCGACCTGCAAGCGCCCCGCCCCCGGACCTCGGGCGCGGGGCGTTTCGCTGTCCGCCCCCGTCCCGCTATGTCCGATTCTCTATGTGCTCTGGGCGGCATCTTCGTGGGCAGCGGGCTGTTGCACATCGAGGCCCCGCCGGAGCACCTCGTGGTCAGCGGTGGCCTCTTCCACGGCCTCCAGCTCTGGGTCAACCTGCCCCGGGTGGCGAAGATGAGCCCGCCGCGCTACCAGGACATCCGGGGTCGGGAGTCGGCGCTGCTGACCACGCCCGACGGCGGCGCGCTGCTGCGGGTCATCGCCGGTGAGATCGCCGGGCACCAGGGCCCCGGTTCGACCCACACCCCGATCACCATCACCCACGTGACGGTGCAGCCGGGCGCGGAGGTGGACCTGCCGTGGCGGCCGGACTTCAACGCCCTCGTCTACGTGCTCGGTGGGCGCGGCACGGTCGGCACCGACCGCCGGCCGATCCACACCGGCCAGCTCGCGGTGCACGGGCCGGGCGACGCGTTGCGGTTCGCGGCGGACCCGCACCAGGAGAGCCGGACCCCGGCGATGGACCTGTACATCATGGGCGGGCAGCCGATCCGGGAGCCGGTGGCGCAGTACGGCCCGTTCGTGATGAACAGCCGCGACGAGCTCATCCAGGCGTTCGAGGACTACCAGGCCGGTCGTCTCGGGGTGATCCCGACCGAGCGGGTGCCGCACACCGACCCGGCTGCGGACCGACCCTGATCCGACGACGGGTGCCACCGGTCACGACCGGTGGCGCCCGTACCGTCCTGCGTCAGGAGACGGCGAAGATCCCGGCGACCCCGAGGATCACCATGAGCAGCACCGCGACCAGTGCGCCCCGCTCGCTCTCCACCGCCTGGGGGTTCTGCTCGGGCTGGGCGTTCGGTGTCTCGACCGGCATGGTGCGTGTCCTCCTCGGTGTCCGTTTGCTCGCGGGCGGGTCTGGCGGCGGGCGAGGATCGCCCACGCCGTGCGGGCCAACGGTGCTCGTCCTACCGTGAGGGCATCGTCGACCTCGGGAGGCTGGAACGTGACCGTGCGGGAGTGGTTCCTGACCACGGGGGAACGCGCCAACCAAGTCTCAGAGTTACCCGTCTGGACCGGCGGAAACCTTGCCGAGCCGTTGATTCACGGCGCGACGTACTTCGATCGACTGGTCGACGAGGTGGAGGCGCTCTCCGAGGGCGACCACCTCTTCTTCACGGACTGGCGGGGCGACCCGGACGAGCGGATGCGGCCGGACGGCCCCACGGTGGCCCAGCTCTTCGCCCAGGCGGCGCAGCGGGGCGTGGTGGTGAAGGGCCTCGTCTGGCGTTCCCACCTCGACGTGCTCGCCTACAGCGAGGAGGAGAACCGCAGCCTCAGCGAGGCGATCTCCGCCGCGGGCGGTGAGGTGCTGCTCGACCAGCGGGTCCGGCGGGGCGGATCGCACCACCAGAAACTGGTGGTGCTGCGCCACCCGGGCCGACCCGAGCGGGACGTGGCGTTCGTCGGCGGGATCGACCTGTGCCACAGCCGCCGGGACGACGCGACGCACCACGGCGATCCGCAGGCGGTCGCGATGTCTCCCCGCTACGGCCCGCGTCCGCCCTGGCACGACGTGCAGCTCGCGGTACGCGGGCCGGTGGTCGGCGCGCTGGACACCGTCTTCCGCGAACGCTGGACCGACCCGATGCCGCTGGACTCGGAGAACCCGCTGGCCTACCTGCGCGACCGGCTGCGCCGGGCCGACCTGCGCCCGGACCCGCTGCCCGTTCAGCCTCCGGACCCGGCGCCCTGCGGCCCGCACCACGTGCAGGTGCTGCGGACCTATCCGGCGGTGCGACCCCGCTACTCCTTCGCTCCGGACGGGGAGCGCACCGTGGCGCGCGGTTACACCAAGGCGGTACGCCGGGCCCGGCGGCTGATCTACCTGGAGGACCAGTACCTCTGGTCGCGGGAGATCGCCGAACTCTTCGCGGACGCGCTGCGGAACAACCCGGACCTCCACCTGATCGCGGTGGTTCCCCGCTTCCCGGACGTGGACGGGCGGCTCGCGCTGCCGCCCAACACGGTCGGCCGGGAACAGGCGCTGTCCCTCTGCCAGGAGGCCGCCGCCGACCGGGTGCACGTCTTCGACGTGGAGAACCACGACGGCGACCCGGTGTACGTGCACGCCAAGGTGTGCGTGGTCGACGACGTGTGGGCCAGCGTGGGCAGCGACAACTTCAACCGCCGCTCCTGGACCCACGACAGCGAACTCTCCTGCGCGGTGCTGGACGCGACCCGGGACGAACGGGCCCCGACCGACCCGGCCGGTCTCGGTGACGGCGCCCGTCACTTCGCCCGGGAGTTGCGGCTGCGCCTGATGCGCGAGCACCTGGACCGCCCCGGGGACGGCAACGGGGACGCCGACCTGCTCGACCCGGCGGACGCGGTGGCTGCGGTCACCGCCTCCGCCGACGCGCTCCAGCGGTGGTACGACTCGGGACGGGTCGGCCCCCGGCCACCGGGGCGGCTCCGCCCGCACCGGCCGGAGCGGCTGCCCTGGTACACCCGGCTCTGGGCGTTGCCGGCGTACCGGCTGGTCTACGA encodes:
- a CDS encoding sigma-70 family RNA polymerase sigma factor, whose amino-acid sequence is MTAPADHVTRLDPLIRIMSAERVPPALRDDAEQEARIAVWTVATAHADDPRPLGPLLTTVARRAVRAVAVGRPMTGEEGRRGVERDPLRAGRLVELDTERDDAPQGDHAEAVALRVSVARALADLAPWERAYVVGRFLEDRPVAEVAADLGMSPTGLANAWSRRLRPALAEALSPLVSAGAQTRSCAKRFA
- a CDS encoding DNA polymerase encodes the protein MKRVIAQYDAVYPEIKRYSRRLMERAEFGRREVVTPSGRHLPLDRDRLYAATNYVVQSTARDLLAQAVVDIFAAGLGDHLLLPVHDELIAQAPTADAEEVIREIGRAMESTFYGVRIESDPDVYGRAGATATAAP
- a CDS encoding DUF4406 domain-containing protein, with product MSDGKRASREGVPLAGLAGLAGRRVYLLGSAAGTPAERSRRFSAVACALAGAGFDVVMPGWTHPETQNADDLLSVVDDDVSALASADVVVALPGSESLWEYTMAGLLGVPVVPSVECTLLRSA
- a CDS encoding phospholipase D family protein, producing MTVREWFLTTGERANQVSELPVWTGGNLAEPLIHGATYFDRLVDEVEALSEGDHLFFTDWRGDPDERMRPDGPTVAQLFAQAAQRGVVVKGLVWRSHLDVLAYSEEENRSLSEAISAAGGEVLLDQRVRRGGSHHQKLVVLRHPGRPERDVAFVGGIDLCHSRRDDATHHGDPQAVAMSPRYGPRPPWHDVQLAVRGPVVGALDTVFRERWTDPMPLDSENPLAYLRDRLRRADLRPDPLPVQPPDPAPCGPHHVQVLRTYPAVRPRYSFAPDGERTVARGYTKAVRRARRLIYLEDQYLWSREIAELFADALRNNPDLHLIAVVPRFPDVDGRLALPPNTVGREQALSLCQEAAADRVHVFDVENHDGDPVYVHAKVCVVDDVWASVGSDNFNRRSWTHDSELSCAVLDATRDERAPTDPAGLGDGARHFARELRLRLMREHLDRPGDGNGDADLLDPADAVAAVTASADALQRWYDSGRVGPRPPGRLRPHRPERLPWYTRLWALPAYRLVYDPDGRPLRARLAGTW
- a CDS encoding SprT-like domain-containing protein; the protein is MTATPTRATYKGHGKPETLILFGIYAKPNAVGVPVRVVKGRCGNRFISLETGEQVEGLGVAGKFWAAPIEETETVEPAPAVEPAPADVNPLRPAPGSGSANCAAHGPLCPHPAKCAPGVRHLTKTGVPHRTVCGEVAANVPVTALPRKATCPKCVAPNSANLVAEVAPASAPAVPAETIATREAWLVGAVDALRPIFAEHSATVPAVRVSVGWPGVSSRKGLTKVIGQCWASHVTADKTPQVFISPVLGDAGQVLETLVHELIHAWDDCKSGHKGDFAKLAKRIGLTGKMTATVAGDELKAKLAEIAGHLGEYPHAKLSAPGRNGQGEKKQTTRMIKCLCACEYTARTTRKWLEEVGAPICPRCKVEMEICA